GGAGACATGGGCCTTCTTTTCAGGAAGTTCTGAAAACATTTCCTAATAAGAAGTTTAAAACCTCCCATCATCCCTCAGGAGAAATTCAcctccccagccctttcccccaccccttcccattACACGGCCTCCACCTCCCCGCCCAGCTCTTCCCTCTCCAGCAATCCAGCCAGCGTATGGCCACTGCTAccccacctctctgtgccccgCCCTCCTTCCCCAAATTCCCTCTGCCTCAACACAATACCCCCACAGTGCTCCTGTGCTCACAGGCTCCTTTGCTTCTGCTCAGGCACCCATCCCTCCAGAAACACTCCCCCACTTCTGGGTTCAGAGCCTccacctgccctgctcccagggccctTAACCCACCAAGCTTCCCTGTCTAAGCACTAGTTGCAAAGTTAACCACCACCAGTGATTTAATGGTAAATTATTACCACCAATAACTTAGCAGCTCCTTAAGTCCATTTCCTTAGCTTTCATTGAAGAGAcgttttctgttccaggatcccagtCAGGAGGCCACGCTACGTAGTTGTCCACTCATGTTGGTGGTCGCTGGTAGTGGCCATGGGCGCATTCATTGCCTTAATTCCCAGGAGAACCCTAGGAGGTGCCTCCAGTCTGTTTATTCACCTGCCGGCCCCATCACCTGCAAGCTCTTTGGGCAGGGGCAGTGTTATCGTGGTCTTGTTCTGCCGGCCCCGGAAGCCCTACCTGAGGACTGGAGAGCAAACCAACCCGGCCTgctgcccaccccactccccctcaGCTCAGCAGGGACAGGAGGCCCTGCAGAGCCCAACGGGGCAGGGAGGGTCCCTGTTACTATGGCAACACAGGTGCAACTTTCCACACAGAGCAAGGTCCCAGCCCTGAATGCTGAaaccccacctccaacccctccctccccactgaagAAACTGCTCCACACCCCGTTCCTGGGAGAACCTGGCCCCTAGGATGGAACACAGAGGAGACCTTTAGACAGGGCGGTTACCCATCCCAGCTTGCCTGATGAGAGTTGTCCTTGGGAACTATTAATCTACATTCATATGTACTCCCTCTTTTTAGATCAAGAACATCCCAGTGTGGATGATAAATTAAACAGTGACTCAACTTTTACAGTGTAATTCACCCATCTGTTCTGTGCGTGAGAAAGTCTGGTCTGTGAAGGCTTTGCTGGAGTTAACGCTGCTTGAGCAGCCAGTGAGAGAAGCCATTCCCCTCACATGCTGACTgtcacccagcccctccccactccgtGTCTATGACGGACACTGAACCCCAAGGCCCTGATCTGCCTCTTTGATCTCCCTTCATTCCAGCAACTGTCCAGTGCTTCAGAAACAGTCACTTCACCCTGGCAGTGTCCCAAGAAATGGCCCTGGCAGGAGGGAATACACTGGCCAACGTCCACTGGCCTTCATACCCTCCCTGCAGCTCCTGACCCAGGAGACGGGGTCCTCTATGGTTTCCACGTCCTTCTCACCTGCTGGGACACCACAGTCCTGGTAGAGTAGGGGCCATGGGCTGGTGCCCAGGACTACCTGCTGGGAGGTGTCCCAGGAAGAAAAGGCAAGGTGGGCAGAGGATGGGGCCACAGTGCACATCACTCAGGCAATGGCAGGTGGCATCCATCCACCCTGCTGGACCATGCCCCATTTGTTGCACCCACATAGCTGGTACCTGGTTTATTAAGTAATCAGGATGCCCTGATTCTGTGTCttctcctcccatcctctctAACTTGGACTTGAGGCTTCATGCCCACTGTATCTTCAATGCCACTGACTTCCTGCTCCTCCAGGCACCCATCTTCCCTCCCCAATTCAGCCTCTGTGACGCAGTCCAGCACCCTGCAGCTTCGGCTGCAGATGGACAAGAGACAAGGGTCTGGTGTCCCTGTGCTTTCGCTTCCTGCCCCCACTTCCCAGACACACAGCCCACTGAGGTTCGAGCCCTTCTCCCTGCAGATGAGGCTCTCAGCACCTGATCCAGGGAAGGGGACTACCCTAGCATGAAGCTGCTCCAAGAGTCTGATGCCACAGAGGTCTGACTCCCGGAGAGGACAGACCCAAGTCTGGTTGTGGTGCTGCACCAGTGTGGGGCATTCCCAGCACCAACCCCTTCCAGCAGCCTCAGGGGCCCTTCCTGGCAGGTGAGCGGTGGTGGTGCTGGAGCTGCCCCGGGGGGTCCCTATGCCTGCCTCCCCTCTTTGACCTCTCTCTTTCCCAGGTGTCCTTTTGATGACAGTTCAGGGCCAAAATAGTGGCCTTGGGAGGGCGGTGCCATTGCCACCTTTGCCGTCCTGGACTCTGGCTCCCAGAGGGCCCTCAGGGGACCAGTCAGAAGCACatgttcctcctcctgctccccatctgtgaagtggggataagCTGGTCAGCGactccctccagcctcctgtgAGCTAATATGGACAAAGGTCTGCAGACGGGGCTTGATCGCACTGAGGGTGGTGGAGGGCGGTGAGCCCAGGTCCTGGCCTCAGGTCAGCCCACAGGCGACCTGTAAAGAGCTCCTGATGGAGGGAGGAAAATGCCAGGATGGTGAATGCAATCCACCCTGACTCTGAGCCAGGCACGGTGTTCTCGAGTGACTTCGCTTCTGACTCTAGACACAATGCATTTAACATAattctgctttgaatttttataaCTTGACAGGTAACTTGAAGGTAAATATGGATAAACTTTGGGTATATTTAAGTTTTTCTACATAATCTACAAATGGCACCGTAAGTTACATACTACTCTTTAACTTGTATTCCACTGAACAATATATATCTTTCATATTAATATATACAaagctttatatatttaaaatttttttttccattgcaacccttttgtttttaattgaagtatagttaatttacaatgttgtgctagtttctggtgtacaacatagtgtgattcagttatatacatttatactctttttcatattctttttcactataagatattacaagctattgaatatcgttccctgtgctacacaggagaaccttgctgtttatctattttatacatagtagttagtatccgctaatcccaaactcccaatttatcccttccccctctctcccccaggtaaccataagtttgttttctatgtctgtgagcctgtttctgttttgtaactaaggctcatttgtgtctttttttagattccacatataggtgatatcatatggcatttgtctttgtctggctttttagtatgagaatctctaggtccatctggaCCTTTATATATTTCAGTAGCGCCATAGCATTACATCAGTGTAGACCGATGTCACTGGTTAATGGTTAGCACCTGGGAGGTGGCTTAATTCTCAGCTCGGTTGTATGCCTCTTCCTGAGCCAACAGACCCTAACCTGCTGGATGAGGGGCCATCCTCTGGCTGGACCTACTGGGTGCTGGCTCAGGTCCATTCCTCCTGCTTCTACTCCTTTTGGGAGCTGCCCAGGGCGTCGTTTCTGGAAGGTGACTCCCTTGGTGGTAACTCCAGTGGtaactccctccccaccccagtcacTGGTCATCAAGGGCCAGGATGAGAGGGAGCCAGACATCTGCTCTCCTGCCTGCTCAACACCAGGTCCTGGGAATTCCGTCTCCCCACCCGTTGGGCAGGCAGTGAAGGAAGCAAGCTGGCCTCCCCGGGGGACTCTGCAGTCAGAGGTGGGGTTGGTGGAGCCGGCCGGGGCTGGGGCTCTATCAAGTGCAGTGGTTCCTGCCCGCAGGGTCCTCTATTGTAGACATGGGCGTCTGGAAGGAGGAAGGCATGGATTCCAAACTGAGAGGAGACACCTGGCACTGTACCTCCTCAGACCGGGGTGAGTCAGCGTGCCcagagccctccctgcccacctggccGGCAGCAGCGTGCACCTGGCCCCCATGTCCCTGCTGAGAGCTTCCTGCCCATGGCTCCGAGCCAGCCCCGTGCCATCCCACCAGGTTTACTTCCTTGGCGGcacctctgcctgctcccctgCGGGGCTAGAGACCCGCTCGACTCCACGTAGCTCTGGGACTGCTCTGGGGGACTGGTAAGGGGTGTTCTTTGTCCTTTCACATCTACAGGCCTGTTCCTGGCTTCTGGGCCACATGGGGAGCAGGACGGCAATGATCCTCAAATCAGCACAGTGACACTGCCAGGCCCCAGATTTCTCCATAGCCAGTGGGCTTTGAGGATTCCTACAGGCAGGAGCCTATGCCAGGGCCGGCAGGTGCCAGGCCTGTGGGCAGGCCCCTCCAGCCCGGGACCCCCATCCTCCAGGGTGTGCTGACAAAACGGAAGCTCTGGTTGTAGTGAGGGCGAGAGATTGTGTAACTGCATTCATTGGGGAACTAAGCAGAGCTAGACACGGTCCAACTTATCTGCAGAAgggcagccccagctctgctcgGTGTGATTACcaagggctggggtggaggagagagttAAAGGGGCCCTCATCCAGCCCTGAAATCCCTCAAACCTCTTCTCTCTGGCAGGCTCCACCAGGAACGCCAACCCAAGGCCTCTCCTCTGGGTATTTCTTTTGCTGTTGGCTGTTGCCCTGGTCCCAGAGGTCAGCATCTCGTGGCCCTGGGCCAGACCAAGTGCAGACGCTCCAGGAAGGCAACAGAGCATGAACAGACTCAACAGACCCTTGTTTCAAGCCTGCAGAAAGCAGGTGTGCAAAAGCTCCTTGTGATGACTGGAACAGAATCATTCTGGGCTTAGAAACTTGCTCTGACTTAGAATCAGCCCTGCCTTTCAGAATTGTGGCCTCTATCACAAATGGTGGCTAGAGTCCAATGTCTCCCAGGACTGAATTTGGGCAACTTTGCCTCTCTGCAAGGAAAGGCAGCACTTCAGCCAGAGAAAACAGGACAAgcaaaggcagagggagggcaaATCAGGGCAGAATTAAAGGGCAGCAGTAGCTGGGAGTCGGGAGCCTGGCTGATGGCCAGTGAGGGCTGGGGTCCCGCAGACACAGGAGTCCTGACTGAGCATCCTCAAAGCATGCTGCTCGGCCGCCACCACGATGAGGGAGCCTAGAGTCCCCGGGGCCAAAAGAACTAAACTCGACTTGAAGGAGCTCCTCTCAggcctcctctgagcctcttAGCCTCCCACAAAGGATGCTGACTGCTTGTCCCATCaccagcctccccttccccctcccttggCCCCAGGACTGGTCCACACAGAGATGGTTGGCACAGGCTGAATGCAGCCTATTTGTCCTGAAGCTGCCTGATGCCACAGCGGGCATGGCTGCCAGACAGGTCAGTACCAGCGCTTGGTATTGTGCGGCTGACCGTCTGCCTGTGTATGACATGGGCCTTTGTCTCTGATTTGTCAGTCTGGAGAGGTCTTTGCTGCCATGTAGAAGCTTCTAGACTGGAAAGGGGAGGGCTGGGTACCTAACCCAACCCTATGGGATAGGTAGGGTTCAGCCTCAGGAGGACAGGGAGAAGAATCTGATGGGGAAGTGAAACTTGAGTTTGGATCCCTCTGGCCTTTGGTAGGGCCTGAGTTTAGAGAGCTGGCACAAACGGACCCCCAGTGCGTGAGTCAGGCCGTGACCTTGACGCCATGCAGGGGCTCCCCAGCTCTGGCCTACTCCATCTTTTCCCTCTTCAGGATACCGGTCAAATACAAGGTAGGCTGCTTGAGTTAtaaccctggctctgcctcctacTCGCTGTGTGATACTGAGTTATTGAACtcttctgggcctctgtttcctcatctataaaatgggaataataccgATCCCCTTCGAGGAGTCGGATAAAATGTTAATAGAGAAGAATCCTCAGATAGTACATAAcagccagcatttactgagtgctgtTAACACTagaatttctcctcctcctgccccaaacCTAATACTTAccaaatgtttttggttttttgtttttcttccccatgTGAGGACAAGTTTATAGCCCAAgatgaggaggggctgggggaaacGGCTACCTCCAGCTTCTCCAGCAGAGCAGAGCACTCAGGCAGGAAGACCCAGACACCTGCTGTGGAAGTAAGTTAGGCAGCTCCCCTCCGCTGggcctgttttcccatctgtgactGGATGACCTGACCTGTCCAACTTCCTGGCTTCTGCAGGGGCCTCTGGGA
This Camelus ferus isolate YT-003-E chromosome 10, BCGSAC_Cfer_1.0, whole genome shotgun sequence DNA region includes the following protein-coding sequences:
- the ZP1 gene encoding LOW QUALITY PROTEIN: zona pellucida sperm-binding protein 1 (The sequence of the model RefSeq protein was modified relative to this genomic sequence to represent the inferred CDS: inserted 1 base in 1 codon; substituted 4 bases at 4 genomic stop codons) → MLVVAGLESKPTRPAAHPTPPQLSRDRRPCRAQRGREGPCYYGNTATVQCFRNSHFTLAVSQEMALAGGNTLANVHWLHAHCIFNATDFLLLQAPIFPPPCPHFPDTQPTEVRALLPADEALSTXSREGDYPSMKLLQESDATEVXLPERTDPSLVVVLHQXWGIPSTNPFQQPQGPFLAGSSIVDMGVWKEEGMDSKLRGDTWHCTSSDRASPVPSHQVYFLGGTSACSPAGLETRSTPRSSGTARRQXSSNQHSDTARPQISPXPVGFEDSYRQEPMPGPAGSTRNANPRPLLWVFLLLLAVALVPEVSISWPWARPSADAPGRQQSMNRLNRPLFQACRKQVCKSSL